The following are from one region of the Gemmatimonadales bacterium genome:
- a CDS encoding MliC family protein — translation MRILIAVLVLGGAACSAGAPPESTPAPRPDVAVTPPPPTDAERAPPPPVAEPDRAKPWRGAVTYRCAGDRMIETVYADDGTVEVRWNGRWYTLRPQQAASGALYANSSLRWHTRGDAASLEERGRTVASDCAVRSRGSN, via the coding sequence ATGCGAATCCTGATTGCCGTTCTGGTGCTGGGCGGGGCTGCTTGCTCTGCAGGTGCGCCACCGGAGTCGACCCCGGCGCCGCGTCCGGATGTAGCTGTGACTCCGCCTCCTCCGACGGACGCCGAGCGCGCCCCGCCGCCCCCGGTTGCGGAGCCGGATCGAGCCAAACCCTGGCGCGGGGCCGTAACCTACCGCTGCGCCGGTGATCGGATGATCGAGACGGTCTACGCCGACGACGGTACCGTCGAGGTGCGCTGGAATGGGCGCTGGTACACCCTCCGCCCGCAGCAGGCAGCGTCGGGAGCGCTCTATGCCAACAGCTCGCTCCGGTGGCACACCAGGGGCGACGCGGCCAGCCTGGAAGAACGGGGTCGGACGGTGGCGTCGGATTGCGCCGTTCGTTCCCGCGGCTCGAACTGA